A part of Macrobrachium rosenbergii isolate ZJJX-2024 chromosome 33, ASM4041242v1, whole genome shotgun sequence genomic DNA contains:
- the LOC136855886 gene encoding protein tramtrack, beta isoform-like isoform X19 produces MDGELLSLKWNNHRTTFYHIISGLRNKESYTDVTLACDGKFYPTHKFVLSTCSQYFQEIFDRTPCKNPVVVLKDIQCRDLEFLLDYMYIGEVNVRQNELTSLIKAAECLRVKGLAVPDEEPKKSASSSSVSNSERHRPEQSSPPAKRRRAEERRIAPIVTDQSPGRPPGDRLGSPDRRDTQSSKADGSACDEGQGDRSDLIVIKEEKEDTQDDVVNVQNSYDGGDDDGDGPHDSEGNTNEFPEFLQSTIEKEEPVAISEFNPDFPGPSGLQNSGLNPWEGENSTTSFPEGLSGAVAAAVAAAAQPQQRQQQLGFPLQNRDQSRVFLWKGTSGLPVPCFCTGISVDGDVLNVVGEAVQGKCSLTSVLDVYSSPFHFETWADYSNEVYWHLQIIILDIF; encoded by the exons GAATCATATACCGACGTAACTCTCGCCTGTGATGGGAAGTTCTACCCCACCCACAAATTTGTGCTGTCTACTTGTAGTCAGTACTTCCAGGAAATTTTTGATAGGACACCATGCAAAAACCCAGTGGTCGTGTTGAAAGACATCCAGTGCCGAGACCTGGAGTTCCTCCTGGACTACATGTACATTGGCGAGGTGAATGTGCGCCAGAACGAACTCACGTCGCTCATCAAGGCCGCCGAGTGCCTCCGAGTTAAAGGGCTGGCCGTGCCTGACGAAGAGCCCAAAAAGAGTGCGAGTTCGAGTAGTGTTTCAAATTCCGAGAGACATCGCCCCGAGCAGTCTAGTCCACCCGCGAAAAGGCGACGTGCCGAAGAGCGCCGAATCGCCCCCATAGTCACAGACCAAAGTCCGGGCAGACCCCCGGGGGACAGGTTGGGCAGCCCTGACCGCAGAGACACACAGTCGTCCAAAGCCGACGGTAGTGCGTGTGATGAGGGCCAGGGCGATAGGTCCGACCTCATAGTGattaaggaagagaaagaggacaCGCAAGACGATGTAGTTAATGTACAAAATAGTTATGACGGGGGGGACGATGACGGCGATGGCCCTCACGACTCGGAGGGCAATACGAACGAATTTCCAGAGTTCCTTCAGTCCACCATAGAAAAAGAAGAGCCAGTAGCCATAAGTGAATTTAATCCCGACTTCCCTGGGCCCTCAGGTCTCCAAAAT agCGGCTTGAACCCTTGGGAAGGAGAAAATAGTACAACAAGCTTCCCAGAGGGTCTATCTGGGGCAGTAGCGgcagctgttgctgctgctgcacaGCCGCAGCAGAGACAACAACAGTTG GGGTTTCCATTGCAAAACAGAGATCAGTCTCGGGTATTTTTGTGGAAGGGTACGTCAGGATTGCCCGTGCCATGTTTCTGTACTGGGATATCTGTGGATGGCGATGTTTTGAATGTTGTAGGTGAGGCTGTACAAGGTAAGTGTTCATTAACAAGTGTATTAGATGTGTACAGTAGTCCTTTTCACTTTGAAACGTGGGCTGATTATTCTAATGAAGTTTATTGGCaccttcaaattattattttagatatattttag
- the LOC136855886 gene encoding protein tramtrack, beta isoform-like isoform X18 has protein sequence MDGELLSLKWNNHRTTFYHIISGLRNKESYTDVTLACDGKFYPTHKFVLSTCSQYFQEIFDRTPCKNPVVVLKDIQCRDLEFLLDYMYIGEVNVRQNELTSLIKAAECLRVKGLAVPDEEPKKSASSSSVSNSERHRPEQSSPPAKRRRAEERRIAPIVTDQSPGRPPGDRLGSPDRRDTQSSKADGSACDEGQGDRSDLIVIKEEKEDTQDDVVNVQNSYDGGDDDGDGPHDSEGNTNEFPEFLQSTIEKEEPVAISEFNPDFPGPSGLQNSGLNPWEGENSTTSFPEGLSGAVAAAVAAAAQPQQRQQQLLKDSGQMLAHEPASSRIDEGRGGQGRQLYCPVCGRASSRRDHLRRHMRIHTGEKPHKCPFCPFRSLLKWNVKSHVHRRHSVSWIA, from the exons GAATCATATACCGACGTAACTCTCGCCTGTGATGGGAAGTTCTACCCCACCCACAAATTTGTGCTGTCTACTTGTAGTCAGTACTTCCAGGAAATTTTTGATAGGACACCATGCAAAAACCCAGTGGTCGTGTTGAAAGACATCCAGTGCCGAGACCTGGAGTTCCTCCTGGACTACATGTACATTGGCGAGGTGAATGTGCGCCAGAACGAACTCACGTCGCTCATCAAGGCCGCCGAGTGCCTCCGAGTTAAAGGGCTGGCCGTGCCTGACGAAGAGCCCAAAAAGAGTGCGAGTTCGAGTAGTGTTTCAAATTCCGAGAGACATCGCCCCGAGCAGTCTAGTCCACCCGCGAAAAGGCGACGTGCCGAAGAGCGCCGAATCGCCCCCATAGTCACAGACCAAAGTCCGGGCAGACCCCCGGGGGACAGGTTGGGCAGCCCTGACCGCAGAGACACACAGTCGTCCAAAGCCGACGGTAGTGCGTGTGATGAGGGCCAGGGCGATAGGTCCGACCTCATAGTGattaaggaagagaaagaggacaCGCAAGACGATGTAGTTAATGTACAAAATAGTTATGACGGGGGGGACGATGACGGCGATGGCCCTCACGACTCGGAGGGCAATACGAACGAATTTCCAGAGTTCCTTCAGTCCACCATAGAAAAAGAAGAGCCAGTAGCCATAAGTGAATTTAATCCCGACTTCCCTGGGCCCTCAGGTCTCCAAAAT agCGGCTTGAACCCTTGGGAAGGAGAAAATAGTACAACAAGCTTCCCAGAGGGTCTATCTGGGGCAGTAGCGgcagctgttgctgctgctgcacaGCCGCAGCAGAGACAACAACAGTTG CTGAAGGATTCGGGGCAGATGCTGGCGCACGAACCAGCGAGCAGCCGTATAGACGAGGGCAGGGGTGGTCAGGGGAGGCAGCTCTATTGTCCCGTGTGCGGGAGGGCCAGCAGCCGTCGGGACCACCTCAGGCGACACATGCGCATCCACACGGGGGAGAAACCCCACAAATGTCCTTTCTGTCCGTTCCGTTCACTCCTCAAGTGGAACGTCAAGTCGCACGTGCACCGTAGGCACTCGGTCAGTTGGATAGCTTGA
- the LOC136855886 gene encoding protein tramtrack, beta isoform-like isoform X11: MDGELLSLKWNNHRTTFYHIISGLRNKESYTDVTLACDGKFYPTHKFVLSTCSQYFQEIFDRTPCKNPVVVLKDIQCRDLEFLLDYMYIGEVNVRQNELTSLIKAAECLRVKGLAVPDEEPKKSASSSSVSNSERHRPEQSSPPAKRRRAEERRIAPIVTDQSPGRPPGDRLGSPDRRDTQSSKADGSACDEGQGDRSDLIVIKEEKEDTQDDVVNVQNSYDGGDDDGDGPHDSEGNTNEFPEFLQSTIEKEEPVAISEFNPDFPGPSGLQNSGLNPWEGENSTTSFPEGLSGAVAAAVAAAAQPQQRQQQLVDDSTSSGLAGPGVADVSTGLFTCSVCGHVCASRSEWRWHCCTAHSPSVTGRYRCRFCSYCTNDRSNFRRHLAVHTGVKNFRCPRCGRRSNDRSNMKKHFLRCVANAPVHALN; encoded by the exons GAATCATATACCGACGTAACTCTCGCCTGTGATGGGAAGTTCTACCCCACCCACAAATTTGTGCTGTCTACTTGTAGTCAGTACTTCCAGGAAATTTTTGATAGGACACCATGCAAAAACCCAGTGGTCGTGTTGAAAGACATCCAGTGCCGAGACCTGGAGTTCCTCCTGGACTACATGTACATTGGCGAGGTGAATGTGCGCCAGAACGAACTCACGTCGCTCATCAAGGCCGCCGAGTGCCTCCGAGTTAAAGGGCTGGCCGTGCCTGACGAAGAGCCCAAAAAGAGTGCGAGTTCGAGTAGTGTTTCAAATTCCGAGAGACATCGCCCCGAGCAGTCTAGTCCACCCGCGAAAAGGCGACGTGCCGAAGAGCGCCGAATCGCCCCCATAGTCACAGACCAAAGTCCGGGCAGACCCCCGGGGGACAGGTTGGGCAGCCCTGACCGCAGAGACACACAGTCGTCCAAAGCCGACGGTAGTGCGTGTGATGAGGGCCAGGGCGATAGGTCCGACCTCATAGTGattaaggaagagaaagaggacaCGCAAGACGATGTAGTTAATGTACAAAATAGTTATGACGGGGGGGACGATGACGGCGATGGCCCTCACGACTCGGAGGGCAATACGAACGAATTTCCAGAGTTCCTTCAGTCCACCATAGAAAAAGAAGAGCCAGTAGCCATAAGTGAATTTAATCCCGACTTCCCTGGGCCCTCAGGTCTCCAAAAT agCGGCTTGAACCCTTGGGAAGGAGAAAATAGTACAACAAGCTTCCCAGAGGGTCTATCTGGGGCAGTAGCGgcagctgttgctgctgctgcacaGCCGCAGCAGAGACAACAACAGTTG GTGGATGACAGCACCAGCAGCGGCCTGGCAGGACCTGGAGTGGCCGATGTCAGCACGGGCCTTTTCACGTGTTCGGTTTGTGGTCACGTGTGTGCCAGTCGGAGCGAGTGGCGCTGGCACTGCTGCACTGCCCACTCGCCTTCGGTCACTGGGAGATACCGGTGTCGGTTTTGCAGTTACTGCACAAATGACAGGAGTAACTTCCGTAGGCACTTGGCCGTTCACACGGGTGTGAAGAATTTCCGATGCCCGCGATGTGGCCGCAGGTCCAATGACAGAAGCAACATGAAGAAGCACTTTCTTCGGTGCGTTGCGAACGCTCCTGTTCATGCACTCAATTGA
- the LOC136855886 gene encoding protein tramtrack, beta isoform-like isoform X4 — MDGELLSLKWNNHRTTFYHIISGLRNKESYTDVTLACDGKFYPTHKFVLSTCSQYFQEIFDRTPCKNPVVVLKDIQCRDLEFLLDYMYIGEVNVRQNELTSLIKAAECLRVKGLAVPDEEPKKSASSSSVSNSERHRPEQSSPPAKRRRAEERRIAPIVTDQSPGRPPGDRLGSPDRRDTQSSKADGSACDEGQGDRSDLIVIKEEKEDTQDDVVNVQNSYDGGDDDGDGPHDSEGNTNEFPEFLQSTIEKEEPVAISEFNPDFPGPSGLQNSGLNPWEGENSTTSFPEGLSGAVAAAVAAAAQPQQRQQQLWVDTSGGMMFDGGGDVRSLSETALPLPVEGSGNNGAPTGARLQCMYCGYVAKRKRHLEDHIHIHTGEKPHQCPLCAYRCSDYGNLGKHLRIHSGEKPHVCRYCSFATKSSSYLKRHMLRHNVDINSDVPQAEDHSWAGQNV; from the exons GAATCATATACCGACGTAACTCTCGCCTGTGATGGGAAGTTCTACCCCACCCACAAATTTGTGCTGTCTACTTGTAGTCAGTACTTCCAGGAAATTTTTGATAGGACACCATGCAAAAACCCAGTGGTCGTGTTGAAAGACATCCAGTGCCGAGACCTGGAGTTCCTCCTGGACTACATGTACATTGGCGAGGTGAATGTGCGCCAGAACGAACTCACGTCGCTCATCAAGGCCGCCGAGTGCCTCCGAGTTAAAGGGCTGGCCGTGCCTGACGAAGAGCCCAAAAAGAGTGCGAGTTCGAGTAGTGTTTCAAATTCCGAGAGACATCGCCCCGAGCAGTCTAGTCCACCCGCGAAAAGGCGACGTGCCGAAGAGCGCCGAATCGCCCCCATAGTCACAGACCAAAGTCCGGGCAGACCCCCGGGGGACAGGTTGGGCAGCCCTGACCGCAGAGACACACAGTCGTCCAAAGCCGACGGTAGTGCGTGTGATGAGGGCCAGGGCGATAGGTCCGACCTCATAGTGattaaggaagagaaagaggacaCGCAAGACGATGTAGTTAATGTACAAAATAGTTATGACGGGGGGGACGATGACGGCGATGGCCCTCACGACTCGGAGGGCAATACGAACGAATTTCCAGAGTTCCTTCAGTCCACCATAGAAAAAGAAGAGCCAGTAGCCATAAGTGAATTTAATCCCGACTTCCCTGGGCCCTCAGGTCTCCAAAAT agCGGCTTGAACCCTTGGGAAGGAGAAAATAGTACAACAAGCTTCCCAGAGGGTCTATCTGGGGCAGTAGCGgcagctgttgctgctgctgcacaGCCGCAGCAGAGACAACAACAGTTG TGGGTGGACACGTCAGGTGGAATGATGTTCGATGGAGGTGGTGACGTCAGGTCACTTAGTGAGACAGCGTTGCCACTTCCAGTAGAAGGCAGTGGGAACAATGGCGCCCCTACCGGTGCTAGGTTGCAATGCATGTATTGTGGATACGTTGCCAAGCGAAAGAGGCACCTGGAGGATCACATCCACATTCACACTGGGGAAAAGCCGCACCAGTGTCCGCTCTGCGCTTACAGGTGCTCAGACTATGGTAACCTTGGAAAGCACCTGAGGATACACAGCGGGGAAAAACCTCACGTGTGTCGCTACTGTTCGTTCGCAACCAAGTCCTCAAGTTACCTCAAGAGGCACATGCTCAGACACAACGTTGACATCAACAGTGATGTCCCTCAGGCAGAAGATCATTCATGGGCTGGGCAGAATGTATAG
- the LOC136855886 gene encoding protein tramtrack, beta isoform-like isoform X5, which yields MDGELLSLKWNNHRTTFYHIISGLRNKESYTDVTLACDGKFYPTHKFVLSTCSQYFQEIFDRTPCKNPVVVLKDIQCRDLEFLLDYMYIGEVNVRQNELTSLIKAAECLRVKGLAVPDEEPKKSASSSSVSNSERHRPEQSSPPAKRRRAEERRIAPIVTDQSPGRPPGDRLGSPDRRDTQSSKADGSACDEGQGDRSDLIVIKEEKEDTQDDVVNVQNSYDGGDDDGDGPHDSEGNTNEFPEFLQSTIEKEEPVAISEFNPDFPGPSGLQNSGLNPWEGENSTTSFPEGLSGAVAAAVAAAAQPQQRQQQLGRDVTYTCSECGLVSRSLSNFRQHWMTHSGERPFKCDVCPYSCIKKNDLKKHMAKHTGYKRYLCSYCPHRSARRSSIRLHVANKHGQQYLNETCFQDTEAAASENMYLPVPPYGDAGSLDVQQLD from the exons GAATCATATACCGACGTAACTCTCGCCTGTGATGGGAAGTTCTACCCCACCCACAAATTTGTGCTGTCTACTTGTAGTCAGTACTTCCAGGAAATTTTTGATAGGACACCATGCAAAAACCCAGTGGTCGTGTTGAAAGACATCCAGTGCCGAGACCTGGAGTTCCTCCTGGACTACATGTACATTGGCGAGGTGAATGTGCGCCAGAACGAACTCACGTCGCTCATCAAGGCCGCCGAGTGCCTCCGAGTTAAAGGGCTGGCCGTGCCTGACGAAGAGCCCAAAAAGAGTGCGAGTTCGAGTAGTGTTTCAAATTCCGAGAGACATCGCCCCGAGCAGTCTAGTCCACCCGCGAAAAGGCGACGTGCCGAAGAGCGCCGAATCGCCCCCATAGTCACAGACCAAAGTCCGGGCAGACCCCCGGGGGACAGGTTGGGCAGCCCTGACCGCAGAGACACACAGTCGTCCAAAGCCGACGGTAGTGCGTGTGATGAGGGCCAGGGCGATAGGTCCGACCTCATAGTGattaaggaagagaaagaggacaCGCAAGACGATGTAGTTAATGTACAAAATAGTTATGACGGGGGGGACGATGACGGCGATGGCCCTCACGACTCGGAGGGCAATACGAACGAATTTCCAGAGTTCCTTCAGTCCACCATAGAAAAAGAAGAGCCAGTAGCCATAAGTGAATTTAATCCCGACTTCCCTGGGCCCTCAGGTCTCCAAAAT agCGGCTTGAACCCTTGGGAAGGAGAAAATAGTACAACAAGCTTCCCAGAGGGTCTATCTGGGGCAGTAGCGgcagctgttgctgctgctgcacaGCCGCAGCAGAGACAACAACAGTTG GGGCGCGACGTGACGTACACGTGTAGCGAGTGCGGGCTGGTGTCCAGGAGTCTCTCCAACTTCCGTCAGCATTGGATGACCCATTCTGGCGAGAGACCCTTCAAGTGCGACGTCTGCCCATACTCTTGCATCAAGAAGAACGACCTGAAGAAGCACATGGCCAAGCACACGGGGTACAAGAGGTACCTGTGTTCGTATTGCCCGCACCGCAGTGCCCGCCGCAGTAGCATAAGGCTCCATGTGGCCAATAAGCATGGTCAGCAGTACCTGAACGAAACCTGTTTCCAGGACACCGAGGCGGCTGCGTCGGAGAATATGTACCTCCCCGTACCTCCCTATGGGGATGCAGGGTCTCTGGATGTGCAGCAGCTTGATTAG